The genomic stretch GTCATAACAGCGAATAAGACATTTCTCGATACCATCGGACTGCGGGAAAAAGAAATAATAGGCATGTCAGCAGAAGAGCTGGAGCCCTATTATGTCGATCTCAAAAAACATCTCGCAGAACTGGAAGCGCATGGTGTCCGTACGGTTCGTGGCTATCTGGTCAGAGAGGATGGAACACGTTTTTCTGTCGAGCATACTTTTGTGCATCTCGCTGAAACGGAAAGGGGAGTTGTCGCCAGTATAAGTTATAAGATTGAGGGGTGGACCATTGGCGAGGAACGACGTGAGGCCGAGAAAAAAATTGAAGCGGCTAATCAGCGAAAACGGCAGTTTGTTGCTAATATTAATCATGAGATCCGCACCCCGATGAATGCCATTGTGGGCTATGCAGAGATGCTCGCTGAATTAGATATTGGCAGTCAGCAGCGGCGCTATGTGGAGACTATTAGAAAAAATAGCGCTCACCTTATTGCTATTATCAACGATATCATGGAGCTCTCCAAGCTGGAGACCGGTAACGTACAGCTTCTCAAGTCCACAGTCAACCTGCATGTTATCACAGAGCAGGTGTTTGATTTCTTTGCTGATCAGGCCAGGGGGAAAAATATTGAATTTACCTGTCATGTCGAGCCTGATCTCCCGAAATACTATATTATTGATGCCAATCATTGCCGCCAAATTTTAACCAACCTTATCAGTAATGCTGTAAAGTATACAGACGCGGGGAAGATTACCCTGTCTGTCAGCGGTGAAAAGAAAAAAGCAGGATGGTATGCGCTAACCTTCTGTGTGCTTGACACCGGGAGAGGGCTGACTGCTCAGGAACAGCATAATATTCTTGACCTGATTGCTCAGCAGAAAGAGAGTGTCACTATTCATGACGGAAAATGTCTGGGCCTTACCCTCAGCGCCCGTCTTGCCCGGATCATGGGGGGAGATATTTTCCTGGAAAGTGTCAAAGGCAAGGGCAGTACCTTCAGCTTTACGTTGTTGGCGTCGGTTGCCGATGAAGCCACTCTTCAGGGGATCGGGTCGGAACAATCTCAGAGAAAAAAGAAAAAAAGGAAAAAACATCCTGTCATTCTTGTTGTCGATGATATGCCGGAAATGTCCCATCTCGTTAAAATATACTTCACCGGCACTGCAATCAGGGTTCTTGAAGCGAGTAATCGTGAGAAATGCCTGGAGCATGCATTTAATAACAGCCCGGATCTGATCCTCATGGACCTTAATCTGGCAGGTACCGATGGTCGAGATGTCACCCGGCAGCTACGAAACGACCCGAGAACAAAGCAAATACCCGTTATTGCCATGACCGGCATGATGCTGGAAAAAAAGACCTACAAGCCACTTTTTGATGATTTTCTCGGCAAACCCTTTCACCTCCACGAATTACGTCGCATAGTTGATAAGTATATTCCGATGACGCCGGACACTGTTTGTGCAGTTGATGAGTCTAAAAATGAATTATTTATAGATATTAAAAAAATAAAACCATTTTGGACTAAAGAACTTGACGAGCTATATAGGGAGGCTGAGATGAGTGGCAGTCTGGATATTGTTTCGGAGCTTGGGCAAAAAATGCAGGAGCAGGGGCTTCGTGCCCACTCTCCGGCCTTGCTGGAAACGGGCAAAAAATTGCGACAATTTGCTCTTGCTCTTGATATTCAAGAGGTGGATCATCTCTTGGCAGTTCTGGAGACTATAGCAGGGAAAGACAAATGAGGCGTCAACCGAACAAACCATTGGTTTTTGTTGTTGATGATGTTCCGGAGAATATCCAGATAGCCCTCTCTCATTTAAAAGGCCTGGATCTTGAATTTGCTTATGCCACTTCCGGTGAACAGGCTTTAGCCAGAATTAGGCAGAGGATACCAGATCTCATCCTGATGGATGTTATGATGCCGGGTATGAACGGTTTTGCAACCATACAGGAATTGCGTAAATCACCGGAGACCCACTCGACCCCTGTCATTTTTCTGACGGCGAGATCAGAACCGGAAGATGTGGCAAGGGGCTTTAAACTCGGCGGAGTTGATTATATCACCAAGCCCTTTCATGGGGTTGAATTGCGTTCCAGAGTGCGCAATCATCTTGAACTGCATAGTTATAGGGTCAGTTTAGAGCAGAAGGTTCTTGCTCGAACCAGAGAGGCAACTCTTCTTAAAGATATCACTATATTGGCTATGGGTGAGTTGGCAGAACATCGGGATGCCAATACAGGTGGCCATATCAACCGGACTCGTTTTTTTGTTAAGACATTAGCCGAAACTTTGTTTGATAAGAAAAAGTTTCCCGATATTCTTACTCAGGAATATATTGTTCTTCTCTATAAAACAGCACCGCTTCATGACATAGGCAAGGTGGCGATCCGAGATTCAATTTTGCTCAAGAAAGGTCGTCTGACAGCTGAAGAGTTTGCGGAAATGAAGAAGCATACCATCTACGGAGAAGAGGTGATTGATAAGCTGGCAAAAATGGCCGGAGAGCCTATGGCTTTTTTGGAATGCGCCAGAGATATGGTGGGCAGTCATCATGAAAAACATGACGGTACCGGTTATCCCAGAGGGCTGGCCGGTGATAATATTCCTTTGGCAGGCCGGATTATGGCCGTGGCAGATGTCTATGACGCCTTAAGGACAAGGAGATCCTATAAAAAGGCCTTTAGCCATGAGGAAACTATGTATATTATGGACACAGAAGATGGGCGGGGCAGGCGTTTTGATCCAGATGTTTACGATGCTCTTCTTTGTATAGAGCATGAGTTTGCCCGCATTGCCGAAGAAAACAGCAAGGGCATAAAATGATTATGTTTGTCCTTGTCAAGACAGTCGGTCAGACTAAAGAAAGGGGTAGGAGCAGGGGATTCCCTGATAGTTATTGAATAGTAGTTTATCCTTTTGATGCGAGAGTATATAATCCGGTGTAAGCGGTATCTTGCCCTTGCCCTCAGGTGCATCCAGGATATAGGTCGGCAGGGCCATTCCAGAGACAGTACCTATAAGACCGCGCATAATTGCAAGCCCTGTTTTGATATCGGTACGAAAATGGGCGGTACCTTCGGTTAGGTCCGCCTGCATGAGATAATAAGGCCGGACCCTGATTTCTAATAGTCTGTACAATAATTCCCGGATCACCGGCAGAGAATCATTGATTCCTTTCAGAAGCACTGTTTGACAGCCTAGGGGGATGCCAGCATCTGCTAATAAAGTACAGGCTTGTTCTGCTTGTTGGGTAATCTCTGCCGGATGGTTGAAATGGGTGTTGATGTAGAGAGGGTGATATTTCCTCAGCATGTTCACCAGTTCCGGTGTGATTCGCATAGGCAGGGTACACGGCGCTCTCGTTCCTATGCGAATCACCTTGATATGTTTGATCTCCCGGAGCCTCTGAAGAATTTTTTCAATATGTTGATCAGAAAGTAAGAGGGGATCCCCGCCTGATATCAGGACTTCCCGAATTTGAGGTGTGTTACGGAGGTATTCCAAGCCAGCAGCAAGAGTTTCTTTATTGATCTGCATAGATGCCTTGCCCACTTTGCGCTTGCGAGTGCAAAAGCGACAGTACATGGCGCATTGACTACTGACAAGGAAGAGGGCACGGTCAGGATATTTATGCACCAAATTAGGTACAGGGCTCAGAGATTCTTCACCTAAAGGATCAACCATACCCTGAGGATCTTCCAATTCCCGGATATCGGGTACTGCCTGACAAAAAAGCGGTTCTCCGACTCGTTTGATCAACTCAAGGTAATATGGGGGAATACGCAGAGGATAGCGCGAGTTCACCGCTGCTACCTCGGCCGGATCACAATCGAGGATCCGCGAGAGTTCTTCTGGGCTGGTGAGAGAGTTTTTGAGTTGATTTTTCCAGGCTGTCATGGGGGGCTGTCATGAAGGGAATTGTTTGACGGATGAGGCTGCATACCTCTACATACGTTGATCTCGCTGCTCTGTTCCTGGAGCACTCTACTGATATAGTGATGATACTTCAAGTGAAATTCCTCAACAGAAATATCTCAAGCACTCAATTGTAACGGCGGGATGGAAGAGGGGAAATTCATTACTTCATGAGGGGGGATTCCCCATTGCATCAGAAAAGAATACAGCATATAATCGTATAAATATATTAATCCAGAGAGTTCCCAGAGAAGCCTTCCATGAGGCTCTGAAGAGGCTGTCCGTCTGTAATTTAAACACGTTATACGTACCGAAAACGGGTTTGAGAACTTGATAATTCGGCAATAAATGTTTTTTGATATTTTTTCCAAATGCCTGAAAAGTACAAAAAGAACCGAACAGATATTCTTTTCCCGGTTAAGGATTACCAAGAAAAAGGCCGAGCCGTTCACCTGAATGCATTAATTGATACGAGCTGCAGGAAGTATAAAGATCTGCCAGCTGTCGGCATAGCCTTGAAGGGCTCAATAAGCTACCAGGAACTGCATAACCGTATTTTTCTTCTTGCCGCTCTGCTACGGCAGGTAGGCATTGGCAATGGTGATCGGGTCGCTCTCCTGGCGGAAAGTTCTCCGGCCTGGGGAACGGCATATTTTGCCCTTGTTCGCCTGGGTGCCGTCTGCGTGCCTATACTTCCCGACTTGCCAGAAGAGGATATTCAGCATATTCTCAGTGAGATGGAGTGCGATACGGTTTTCACGACTCGTTCGCAGATCAGTAAAATTACTCTCCAGCAGCTCCCACATCATCGCATACATCGGATACA from Candidatus Electrothrix communis encodes the following:
- a CDS encoding histidine kinase dimerization/phospho-acceptor domain-containing protein encodes the protein MTQDLQFSFKVFDVLPLYGILFDRDGRVITANKTFLDTIGLREKEIIGMSAEELEPYYVDLKKHLAELEAHGVRTVRGYLVREDGTRFSVEHTFVHLAETERGVVASISYKIEGWTIGEERREAEKKIEAANQRKRQFVANINHEIRTPMNAIVGYAEMLAELDIGSQQRRYVETIRKNSAHLIAIINDIMELSKLETGNVQLLKSTVNLHVITEQVFDFFADQARGKNIEFTCHVEPDLPKYYIIDANHCRQILTNLISNAVKYTDAGKITLSVSGEKKKAGWYALTFCVLDTGRGLTAQEQHNILDLIAQQKESVTIHDGKCLGLTLSARLARIMGGDIFLESVKGKGSTFSFTLLASVADEATLQGIGSEQSQRKKKKRKKHPVILVVDDMPEMSHLVKIYFTGTAIRVLEASNREKCLEHAFNNSPDLILMDLNLAGTDGRDVTRQLRNDPRTKQIPVIAMTGMMLEKKTYKPLFDDFLGKPFHLHELRRIVDKYIPMTPDTVCAVDESKNELFIDIKKIKPFWTKELDELYREAEMSGSLDIVSELGQKMQEQGLRAHSPALLETGKKLRQFALALDIQEVDHLLAVLETIAGKDK
- a CDS encoding response regulator; the encoded protein is MRRQPNKPLVFVVDDVPENIQIALSHLKGLDLEFAYATSGEQALARIRQRIPDLILMDVMMPGMNGFATIQELRKSPETHSTPVIFLTARSEPEDVARGFKLGGVDYITKPFHGVELRSRVRNHLELHSYRVSLEQKVLARTREATLLKDITILAMGELAEHRDANTGGHINRTRFFVKTLAETLFDKKKFPDILTQEYIVLLYKTAPLHDIGKVAIRDSILLKKGRLTAEEFAEMKKHTIYGEEVIDKLAKMAGEPMAFLECARDMVGSHHEKHDGTGYPRGLAGDNIPLAGRIMAVADVYDALRTRRSYKKAFSHEETMYIMDTEDGRGRRFDPDVYDALLCIEHEFARIAEENSKGIK
- a CDS encoding KamA family radical SAM protein — protein: MTAWKNQLKNSLTSPEELSRILDCDPAEVAAVNSRYPLRIPPYYLELIKRVGEPLFCQAVPDIRELEDPQGMVDPLGEESLSPVPNLVHKYPDRALFLVSSQCAMYCRFCTRKRKVGKASMQINKETLAAGLEYLRNTPQIREVLISGGDPLLLSDQHIEKILQRLREIKHIKVIRIGTRAPCTLPMRITPELVNMLRKYHPLYINTHFNHPAEITQQAEQACTLLADAGIPLGCQTVLLKGINDSLPVIRELLYRLLEIRVRPYYLMQADLTEGTAHFRTDIKTGLAIMRGLIGTVSGMALPTYILDAPEGKGKIPLTPDYILSHQKDKLLFNNYQGIPCSYPFL